The Nitriliruptor alkaliphilus DSM 45188 genome includes a region encoding these proteins:
- the mmsA gene encoding multiple monosaccharide ABC transporter ATP-binding protein encodes MGHILEMREITKTFPGVKALEDVNLTVARGEIHAICGENGAGKSTLMNVLSGVYPAGTYTGEIVFDGEPVEHQSINDSEALGIVIIHQELALIPHLSVAENIFLGNEQSRRGVIDWHETNRMAGELLQRVGLDENPTTPVGQLGVGKQQLIEIAKALSKDVKLLILDEPTAALNDQDSAHLLGLLRQLRAEGITCIMISHKLNELLEIADATTIIRDGRTIETLDMSDPDSNQRRMIRGMVGRDIDSLYPERQATLGEEVFRVEDWTVMHPTQAGRVIVEGANLSVRAGEIVGIAGLMGAGRTELAMSIFGRTYGRDVSGQVYMHGQQVDTHTVDAAISHGIAYATEDRKRYGLNLIEDIRRNISASALGKLSHNGWVDGNQEIAVAERYRRDLDIRAPSVMSVVGKLSGGNQQKVVLSKWLYTDPELLILDEPTRGIDVGAKFEIYTIVNRLAEAGKAVLVISSELPELLGICDRIYTLSAGRITGELPAAEATQERLMELMTMVKDEVS; translated from the coding sequence ATGGGCCACATCCTCGAGATGCGCGAGATCACGAAGACGTTCCCCGGGGTCAAGGCCCTCGAGGACGTCAACCTCACCGTCGCGCGAGGTGAGATCCACGCGATCTGCGGCGAGAACGGCGCCGGGAAGTCCACCCTGATGAACGTCCTGTCGGGCGTCTACCCCGCCGGCACCTACACCGGCGAGATCGTGTTCGACGGCGAGCCCGTCGAGCACCAGTCGATCAACGACTCCGAGGCGCTCGGGATCGTGATCATCCACCAGGAGCTCGCGCTCATCCCGCACCTCTCGGTGGCGGAGAACATCTTCCTCGGCAACGAGCAGTCGCGCCGCGGCGTCATCGACTGGCACGAGACCAACCGCATGGCCGGCGAGCTGCTCCAGCGCGTCGGCCTCGACGAGAACCCGACGACGCCGGTCGGTCAGCTCGGCGTGGGCAAGCAGCAGCTGATCGAGATCGCCAAGGCCCTGTCGAAGGACGTCAAGCTCCTGATCCTCGACGAGCCGACCGCCGCGCTCAACGATCAGGACTCGGCCCACCTGCTCGGCCTCCTCCGTCAGCTGCGGGCCGAGGGCATCACCTGCATCATGATCTCGCACAAGCTGAACGAACTGCTCGAGATCGCGGACGCGACCACGATCATCCGCGACGGGCGGACGATCGAGACCCTCGACATGTCCGACCCCGACTCGAACCAGCGTCGGATGATCCGCGGGATGGTGGGCCGCGACATCGACAGCCTCTACCCGGAGCGTCAGGCGACGCTCGGTGAGGAGGTCTTCCGGGTCGAGGACTGGACCGTCATGCACCCCACCCAGGCGGGCCGGGTGATCGTCGAGGGCGCCAACCTGTCGGTCCGAGCCGGCGAGATCGTCGGCATCGCCGGGTTGATGGGTGCCGGCCGGACCGAGCTGGCCATGAGCATCTTCGGCCGCACCTACGGCCGCGACGTGTCGGGCCAGGTCTACATGCACGGCCAGCAGGTCGACACCCACACCGTCGACGCGGCCATCAGCCACGGCATCGCCTACGCCACCGAGGACCGCAAGCGCTACGGCCTGAACCTCATCGAGGACATCCGGCGCAACATCAGCGCATCGGCGCTCGGCAAGCTGTCGCACAACGGCTGGGTCGACGGCAACCAGGAGATCGCCGTCGCCGAGCGCTACCGCCGCGACCTCGACATCCGCGCACCATCCGTGATGTCGGTCGTGGGCAAGCTGTCCGGCGGCAACCAGCAGAAGGTCGTGCTGAGCAAGTGGCTCTACACCGACCCCGAGCTGCTGATCCTCGACGAGCCCACGCGCGGCATCGACGTCGGGGCCAAGTTCGAGATCTACACGATCGTGAACCGACTCGCGGAGGCTGGGAAGGCGGTGCTGGTCATCTCCTCGGAGCTGCCGGAGCTGCTCGGCATCTGCGACCGCATCTACACGCTGTCCGCCGGCCGGATCACCGGTGAGCTGCCCGCCGCCGAGGCGACGCAGGAACGGCTCATGGAACTGATGACGATGGTGAAGGACGAGGTCTCATGA
- the chvE gene encoding multiple monosaccharide ABC transporter substrate-binding protein, with the protein MRNKMVRTMAAGLVLALGLAACSGDGAGGGDAGEASAEPGGDGGLIGVAMPTETSERWIADGAAVKEGLEEAGYEVSLQFAADDIPTQSQQIDQMITQGVEALIIAAIDGTALAGQLQAAADAGIPVISYDRLIRDSEHVDFYVTFDNYQVGVQQATSLLVGLGVLNEDGSDGDAEGPFNVELFAGSLDDNNAHFFWDGAIDTLQPYLDAGTLEVPSGQTDIEQAATLRWSQETAQKRMEDLLTAAYAGDTELHGVLSPYDGISRGIITALTNAGYGPTTADGMPIVSGQDAEIASVKLIADDVQFATIFKDTRKLAVQAVIAAQAYLSGEEPEANDTETYENGVKVVPSFLLESDIVYAGNIAELLVDSGYYTDAQVEAGQA; encoded by the coding sequence ATGCGCAACAAGATGGTCCGAACGATGGCGGCAGGGCTCGTCCTCGCCCTCGGCCTCGCCGCGTGCAGCGGCGACGGCGCGGGCGGCGGCGATGCAGGTGAGGCCAGTGCAGAACCCGGCGGCGACGGTGGCCTGATCGGTGTGGCGATGCCCACCGAGACCTCGGAGCGGTGGATCGCCGACGGCGCCGCCGTCAAGGAGGGTCTCGAGGAGGCCGGGTACGAGGTGTCGCTGCAGTTCGCTGCCGACGACATCCCGACCCAGTCGCAGCAGATCGACCAGATGATCACCCAGGGTGTCGAAGCCCTGATCATCGCGGCCATCGACGGCACTGCGCTCGCTGGTCAGCTGCAGGCGGCCGCGGACGCGGGCATCCCGGTCATCTCCTACGACCGGCTGATCCGTGACAGCGAGCACGTCGACTTCTACGTGACGTTCGACAACTACCAGGTCGGGGTCCAGCAGGCGACGTCGCTGCTGGTCGGCCTCGGGGTGCTGAACGAGGACGGTTCCGACGGCGACGCCGAGGGTCCGTTCAACGTGGAGCTGTTCGCCGGATCGCTCGATGACAACAACGCCCACTTCTTCTGGGACGGTGCCATCGACACCCTCCAGCCCTACCTGGACGCAGGGACCCTGGAGGTCCCCTCGGGCCAGACCGACATCGAGCAGGCCGCCACCCTCCGGTGGAGCCAGGAGACCGCCCAGAAGCGGATGGAGGACCTGCTCACCGCGGCGTACGCCGGCGACACCGAGCTCCACGGCGTGCTCTCGCCCTACGACGGCATCTCGCGCGGCATCATCACCGCGCTGACGAACGCCGGCTACGGGCCGACCACGGCGGACGGCATGCCGATCGTCTCCGGTCAGGACGCCGAGATCGCCTCGGTCAAGCTGATCGCCGACGACGTCCAGTTCGCCACGATCTTCAAGGACACCCGCAAGCTCGCCGTCCAGGCGGTCATCGCGGCGCAGGCCTACCTGTCCGGTGAGGAGCCGGAGGCCAACGACACCGAGACCTACGAGAACGGTGTCAAGGTCGTCCCGTCGTTCCTGCTCGAATCCGACATCGTCTACGCGGGCAACATCGCGGAGCTGCTCGTCGACTCCGGGTACTACACCGACGCGCAGGTCGAGGCGGGTCAGGCCTGA